CTCCCCCTGGAGCCGCAACACGTCCCGCAGCTCCCGCTCGTAGCGCTCGGACCAGAGCTGCCGATCCGCCGCGGTGTCGATCAGCTGGGCCGTGACCGCGACCCGCCCCTCCCGGACCGTCACCGCACCCACCACGAGCGCGTCCACGTTCAGGCGCCCGGCGATCTCCGCGAGCGGAAGTTCCGAGCCCTTGAACCGCATCACCGAGGGGCGAGCCACGATGCGCAGCGCGCCGGCCTTGCCGAGGTCCGTGATCAGCGATTCCGTCATGCCGTCGGCGAAGTACTCCTGCCCGGGATCCCCGGACAGGTTCTCGAGCGGCAGCACCGCGATCGAGGTGATGCGCGGGGCTCCGGCGAGAAGGCGCTCCCGCAGGCCGCCGACGTCGAACGCCACGAGCGCGGCGGCGCCGGCGAGCACGACGCACGCGCCGCCGACGGCCCAGCGCACCCGAGTTCGGCGCGGTGGCGCGGCGACCGGCGAACGACCCTCCGCGACGCGCCGCAGGTCGGCGCCGAGCTCGGCGGCTCCGGGGTAACGTGCCGACGGCGCCCTCTGCACGGCCCGCCGGAGCACGCGCTCCAGTCCGGAGGAGATCGACGGACGAAGCGCGCGCGCGGGCGTCGGGTCCTCGTCGAGGATCGCGGCGATGAGCGGCGGACCTTCGAGGGTGCCGTGCAGTCGGCGGCCGGTCGCGAGCTCGTACATCACCGCGCCCGCGGCGTAGACGTCCGTGCGTCCGTCGAGCGGGCCGTCTCGCAGCTGCTCGGGCGCCATGTAGGGAAGGGTGCCGGCGACGGCGGCCGTCCTCGTGGCCGTCTCCCCCGCGTCGGGCTCTTGTTCCTGGCGGCGGAGCCTCGCCAGGCCGAAATCCAGGATCTTCAGCCGTCCGTCGGGGGTCAGCTTGAGGTTCGCCGGCTTCAGGTCGCGGTGGATCACGCCGTGGGCGTGCGCGGCCGCGAGACCGTCGGCCAGCTGGATGCCCCACTCGAGGACGCGCTTTTCCGGTACGGGCGCGCCGCGTGCGATCTCGTCGAGGGCCGGGCCGGCCACGAACTCCATGACCAGGAAGTCCCTTCCGTCCACGGTGTCGAAGTCGTGCGCGGTGGCGATGTTCGGGTGGTCGAGGCGCGAGAGCGCCCGCGCCTCATCCCGAAAACGGGCCCGGGCGCGATCGTCGGCGAGGGTCCCGGGCGGGAGCACCTTGACGGCCACCTGCCGCTCGAGGTGTTCGTCCCACGCGCGGAAGACGACCCCCATCCCCCCTGCGCCGACCGTCTCGAGGAGCCGGTAGTGGCCGAGTCGAGCCGGTCCGCGCTCGACCGAGGTCGTCCGTTCGGTCGTTCCAGGCATGCCAACCCCCGTGTCGGGGACTGCCCGATGAAACGATACCGGCGCGCGAGCACGACGGCCGCGCAGATCGCACGCCTCGATCACTCGCGCTCGCGACCCGGCCCGGTCGGATCCGGTGGAAATCCGGGCGCCGGCGTCGATTGGCCACCCGCCCGTTCGTCGACCTCACGAAAGGAGCACGACCGAATGGCCCCACCGACCCCGAAACGTTCCGTTGCCGGAACGATCGTGACCGCGATTCCGGCTCTTTTCCTGGCGTTCGACGTCGGGATCAAGCTCGCGGACATCCCTCCCGTCCGGGAGTCGTTCGCGAGGCTCGGCTACCCCGAGGCGAGTGGGCCCGCGCTCGGCCTGCTCGAGGGGCTGTGCCTCGCGGCCTACCTCGCCCCGTGGACCTCGGTCCTGGGGGCGATCCTCCTGACCGGTTATCTCGGCGGGGCCGTCGCCACCCACCTGCGCGTCGGCGATCCGCTCTTGACCCACACCCTCTTCCCCGTGTACGTGGGCGCCTTGTTGTGGGGAGGGATCTTCCTGCGGGAGGAGCGCCTGCGGGCGCTCGTCCCGCTGCGCCGTTCCTGAGAAGGAGACACGACGATGCGATTCATGATGCTCATGATCCCGAAGGGGTACGAATCGGCGGAGCCGGGGACGATGCCCGACGCCGAGGGCGTCGCCGCGATGATGCGTTACAACGAGGAGCTCCAGAAGGCGGGGGTGCTGCTCGCCCTCGACGGCCTGCATCCTCCCTCGATGGGGGCGCGGGTGAGCTTCCCCGGCGGGAAACCCAAGGTCACCGACGGCCCCTTCGCCGAGGCGAAGGAGGTCCTCGGCGGGTACTGGATGATCCAGGTCTCCTCGCGCGAGGAGGCGATCGAGTGGGCCAAGCGTTGCCCCGCGTCGGAGAACGAGATCCTCGAGATCCGCCAGGTGCAGGAGATGTCCGATTTCCCCGAGGACGTCCAGAAGGCCGCGGCGGGGTTCGAGGAGATGCAGCGGACGCGGCCGAAGTGAGCGGTTGATGGTCTAATCGGGGGTCGTGACGGCCCCCGAGATCCATCGCGCGATCGACGCGGTCTGGAAGATCGAGTCGGCCCGGCTCATCGCCGGCCTCGCGCGGATCGTTCGCGACGTCGGTCGCGCCGAGGACCTCGCGCAGGACGCGCTCGTCGCCGCCCTCAAGGCCTGGCCGGAATCGGGGATCCCGGACAACCCCGGCGCGTGGCTGATGGCCACGGCCAAGCGTCGCGCGATCGACGAGCTGCGACGGGACAAGCTCCTCGATCGCAAGCACCGGGAGCTCGGGCGCGAGGGCGAGTCCCGGGAGAGCGATCCGGTCGAGGCGATGGACGACGACATCGGCGACGACCTGCTGCGGCTGATCTTCATCGCCTGCCACCCCGTGCTGTCGGCCGAGGCGCGGGTGGCGCTGACCCTTCGCCTGCTGTGCGGGCTCGCGACCGACGAGATCGCGCGCGCGTTCCTGGTCCCCGAGGCGACGGTGGCGCAGCGCATCGTCCGGGCGAAGCGGAGCCTCGCCGAGGCGAAGGTGCCGTTCGAGATCCCGCGGGGGGCCGAGCGCGAGGCGCGTCTCGCGTCGGTCCTCGAGGTCATCTACCTCGTGTTCAACGAGGGCTACGCGGCGACCGCGGGAGACGATTGGATGCGCCCGGCGCTGTGCGACGAGGCGATGCGTCTCGGGCGCGTCCTGGCGGAGCTCGCTCCCGGCGAGCCCGAGGTCCACGGCCTCGTCGCGCTGATGGAGATCCAGGCCTCCCGGGCCGCCGCGCGGGTCGATGCCGACGGCGCGCCGATCCTCCTGCTCGACCAGAACCGGACGTTGTGGGATCCGCTGCTGATCCGGCGCGGGCTCGAGGGACTCGAGCGCGCGCAGCGCCTGGGCGGGGGGCTCGGGCCGTACGCGCTGCAGGCGGCGATCGCCGCCTGCCACGCCCGGGCGCGCACCGCGGCCGAGACCGACTGGACGAGGATCGCGATCCTTTACGACGCGCTGTGCCGCGTGACGCCGTCGCCGGTCGTCGAGCTCAACCGCGCCGTCGCGGTGGCGATGGCATTCGGCCCCGCGGAAGGGCTGGCCCTCGTCGACGCCCTGCGCTCGGAGCCGGCGCTCGCGGGATACCACCTCCTCCCCAGCGTGCGCGGGGATCTCCTCGAGAAGCTCGGACGGCTCGAGGAAGCGCGCGCCGAGTTCCGGCGGGCCGCGGAGATGACACGCAACGCCCGCGAGAGGGAGCTGCTGTCGGCGCGCGCGGCGGCGTGCGGCGGAGTACCCTGAGCCTCGACCGGCCCCGGAAAGGCGCGCGGCGATGCGATTCCCGATCGGGATCCTCCTGCTCGGCGCATTGCCTTCGTTCGCCCGGGCGCCGGCGGACACTCCCCGCTGGTTCCTCGGCATGGACGTGGGCTACGGATCGCTCGACCTTCGCTCCGACCAGAACGACGCCGTCTCCAAGCACGCGCTCGCGATCACCTTCCGGGGGCAGGTCCGCGTTGCCGACTTGCTGCGCGTCGGGCTGGAGCTGGGCGGTTGGACGCTCGACGCCTACGACGCGAACGATCCCTCCAAGGGGGAGAGCGTCTCGAACGTGCTCGTGGTGGCGGACGTCGTCCCGACGGGTCGCTACCGGCCGCTGTTCCGGATCGGCTTCGGACGGGTCGAATACAACAACAACGCTCCGTCGGCGCTCGAGGGGAGCGGCTGGGGCTGGAAGGCGGCGGTCGGGTACGAGTTTCCGGTCTGGCGCAACGTGCGCGTCGTGCCGCGCCTGCAGTACGGCGCGAGCGAGCTCGACGACGCATACGGGGTGAACGACCGGCGCACGGGGCGACGGTACGACGCATGGGACCTCGGCGTCGGGGTGACGTGGGTGTTTCGGGGCGGGTGACGCGACATCGTGCTCTTCCCGCCGTAATACCGTCCGGAGACGACACCCCATGAAGCTTCTCGCCCTCGCCCTGCTCCTCACCTCCGGCGCGGCCCTCGCCGCCCCCGGGGACCCCCCGAACCGCCACCAGGTCCGCCTCGAGCTCACGCACCTGCTGCTGCAGTACCCCCCGGAGCTCGGCCAGGTCCTCAAGCTCGATCCGGCGCTGATGCAGAACGCCGCGTATCTCGCGCCGTACCCGGAGCTCTCGACGTACCTCCAGGCGCATCCCGAGGTGTTCCGGCAGCCGCAGTTCTACCTCGAGGACGTCTCGATGCCCTTCGAGGGGCACCGCGCGGGAGCGGGGGAGCGGATGACGATGGACGTCCTCGGAGGCTTGTCGGCCCTGTTCGTCCTGATCGTGGTGGTGGGGGTCCTCGCCTGGCTGATCAAGACCCTGGTGGCGCAGCGTCGCTGGGCCCAGCTCGTGCGGGTGCAGACGGAGGCGCACAACAAGCTGCTCGACCGCTTCGCCGGGAGCGAGGAGCTGCTCGCCTACATCCAGTCCCCCGCGGGACGCCGCTTCCTCGAGGCGACGCCGATCCCCGTCGCCGACGGCCCCGCGCCCGCTGCGTCCCCGTTCGGGCGTATCCTCGGCGCCGTGCAGATCGGGATCGTGCTGACCGCGGGGGGAGTGGGGCTTCGCCTCGTGGCGTCGAAGCTCGCCGGAAACGCCGCGATCCCGATCGCCGCCGTCGGGACCTTCGTGATCGCGATCGGCGTCGGCTTCGTGCTCTCCAGCGCGGTCTCCTGGTTCCTCTCGCGCCGGCTGGGGGTCGCCGGCGCCCCGGACGCCCGGGCGTGAAGGCGAAGATCCTCGTGCTCGACGCGCCGCTCGCGGCCGCGGGCGAGGCCGTCCCCGCCATGGACGAAACCACCTTCCGGGTCTTCTACGACCGCACCTCCCGCCCGGTGTGGGCTTACCTCGCGAAGGTGACCGGCGATCCACGCGCCGCCGACGACCTGTTGCAGGAGGCGTTCTACCGGTTCTACCGCGCGGGCGCGGCTCTCGAGAGCGACGCGCACCGGAAGAACTACCTCTACCGCATCGCGACCAACCTCGCGCGCGACCGCGCGCGCCAGCGGGGAGGAGCCGTTCACCTCGAGCTGCTGGAGGACGAGGGGCTCCCCGCGGATGCGAGGCCGGCGCAGCGGATCGAGAGCGCGACCGACCTCGACCGCGCCATGGCGCAGCTCAAACCCGCGCAGCGCGAGATGTTGTGGCTCGCCTATGCCGAGGGGGCTTCGCACGAGGAGATCGCCGAGGTCCTCGGCGTCCGTGCGGCGAACGTGAGGTCGCTGCTCTCCCGGGCGAAGAAGAAGCTCGCGGGGCTTCTGGGGGGCGACCGTGGCTGACGAACGCGACCCCGTCGCCGAGGCCTTCCGAGCGGCGGCGCGCGACGCGCGTGTCCCGAGCGCGGGGCTCATGTGGTGGCGGATGCAGCTGCGCGCGAAACGGGAAGCCGAGGCCGCCGCGGTGCGCACGGTGACCCGCGTGCAGTGGATCGTCCCCGCGCTCGTCCTCGCCTTCGGGCTCGTCGTGCTGGGCGCGACCGGGGCGTGGGCGGGGCTCGGCGTTTCCTGGGGAGCGCCGCTGCTTCTCGCGGGCGCCGCGGCATGCGTGTTGGCGCCCGTCGCCGTGTGGCTGGCGGTGACGCGCGAGTAGCGCCGCGTTTGACGCTCCCCCGGAGCCTGCCTAGACTCAGGCGTTCGTTTCGGGGGAGGGGATCTTGGAGCGCGTCACCACGTTTCTGAAGCGGCTGGGGCTCGCCCTGCTCTCCGTCGCCCTGCTCGGCCTCTACGCGCGCTTTCCCGCGCTCGCCTTCCTCCCGTACGTCGCCCTCGTGCCGTGGATCGTCCTCTACACCGACGACCGGCAGCCCCGCGTCTTCGCGGGGTACTACGTCTTCGCGGCCTGGATCGCCTGGGCGGCGCTGTACCCCAGCACCGGGAAATACGGCTGGTTCGTGCCGTTCGTGATGGGGCTGTTCATGTCCGTGCCGTGGTACCCGTTCGCGTCGGTCCTCAAGCGGCTGCACGCGAGGACGGCGCTCCCTCGCGCGCTCACGGTGCCCCTGGTCTGGATCGGCATCGAGTGGCTTCGCGTGGCGCTCACGCCGGGCGATTTCGACCTCTACCTCCTCGGATACTCGCAGGCCCCGTTCCCGCTCCTCGTGCAGATCGCCGACGTCACCGGGGTGTACGGGGTGTCGTTCCTCCTCGCGGCGGTGAACGGGTGGCTGGCCGATGCCTACTTCGCGGCGCGCGACGCCGGGTCGGTCCGCGCGGCGCTCTCGCGACGCAACGTCGTCTCCGCGGCGTCCATCGCCGGCGGCCTCGCGATCCTCGTCGCCTACTCGGCGATCCGCCTGCCGGCGGTGAAGGAATCGCCGGGACCGCGCATCTCGATCATCCAGGCCAACACGGGCCACAAGCCCGGCGCGGCGCTCGTCGATCATCTCGAGCAGGTGATGCAGATCGAGGAATGGGTGCCGCCCGGCTCGGCGGACCTCATCGTGCTCCCGGAGAACGCGGTGCTCGACAACGTGCGCCGCGAAGGGCTCTATCTCGACGATCTCGCATGGCTGGCCTCCCGCAAGAAGGCGCCCATCCTCCTGGGCGCCATGACCTGGCCGAAGGACCTTCCCGGGAAAAAACGCAACGCCGCCGTCCTCGTCGACGATCGCGGCGCCATCCTCGGCGAGTACCACAAGCAGGCGCTCTTCCCGTTCACCGAATACGTCCCGCTCGACGCGGTCTTCGAGCGCTGGGCCCCTCCGGTCCACCGGATGCTGCGCCGGCTGATCCGCATCGCCTGGGGGGCGGTTCCGAGGGCCGTCCCCGGGAACGAGGTCGAGATCTTCCCGCTCCGGTGGTCGGGGGGGGACGCGCGGTTCGCGGTGCTCCTGTGCTCCGAGAACACGGCCGCTCCCGTCCCCGCCGAGGCGGCCCGGAAGGGGGCGGACTTCCTCGTGAACATCACGAGCGAAGGAGACCTCGGCGGCCCCGTGCAGGAGCAGCTCCTCCGGATCTGCATGATCCGCGCGATCGAGAACCGGCTCGCCTACGTGAGGCTCGGGAACACCGGGATCTCCGCCTTCATCGACGGCGCCGGCCGGATCCGCCGGATCCTGCGCGGCCCGAAGGGAGGGACGATCCTCGAGGCGGGGTCCCTGACCGAGCGGGTCTCGATCTCCGGCTCCGGCCCGACGGCGTACGCGAGCAGCCGCGACGCGTTCGCCAAGGGATGCATCCTCGCGACGGTCGTTTTGTTCGCGATTCCGATCGCGCGCCGGCGCAAGGGAGCCGCCGTCGCCGCGACGGTCGTCCTGGCGCTCGTCGCGACGACCGGATGCGAGCGATTCCCGGCCGCGTCCGACGCCGCGGGGGCCGCGGCATCGCTCGAGCGGGCGAAGCAGGCGGTGCAGCGACGCACCCCGGGGAAGGCGCTTCCCGACCTCCTCGCGGCCTGCGCAGACCAGGAGAGCTGCCGCGGGGCGATGCCGATGTTCCGCGAGGCGTTCCTCCGTTCGCAGCGTCTGGAGGACGCGGTCGACTTCTTCGTCGTCGTAGCGGCCCGTTTCCCGGACCTGGCTCCCGAGGCGAGGGCGCAGCGGGCGTTCTTCCTCGACCTTCTCGGCCGGCCGCGGGAGGCGGAGGAGGACTACCGTGCGTCGCTGGCGGCACGACCCTCCGCCGAGCGGTTCGGCGCTCTCGGTGCGCTCCTGCTGAAGGACGACGACGTGGACGGCGCGAAGGAGGCCTACCGCGAGGCGGTGTCGCTCGCTCCCGCCGATCCCGAGCTCCGCGCGCAGCTGGCTCGGACGCTTCGCTTGACCGGGCGGCCCGCCGAGGCCGAGGAGATCCTCCAGCGCGTGGTCGCGGAACGGCCGGATGCCGCGACGGCGTGGGGCGAGCTGGGACGGATCCGACTCGCCCGCGGGGACGAAGCGGGGGCGCTCGAGGCCTTCGAGCAGGGGCGACGCGCCGACCCGAGCAAGCTCGACCTCCATTTCATGGTCGGACGACTCGCGTTGCGGGAGGGCCGCCTCGACGACGTGCGACAGACGCTCGCGGGAATGAAGCGCGTCCACGCGACACTGCGGGACCTGCGGAGGGAGTGATCGGTCCGAGCCCGCCCGGGCGGTTCAGCCGGGCGCAGGCTTGCGCGCCATTGTCGGCAGGTGGCGCTTTAGGAATTGACGGCTCGCTGTGATTTATTTCGGTAAATCACAAGATCTTACCCAACCAAAAGTGCAAGATGTGGGTACTTTTGCCGTGAGCGGTCGTTGCGCCACACGGCGATCGCCCAGCACTCGGCCCGTCGCGTAGAGAGAGGGGAGAAGGACATGTCTCGGGATTATCGCCATCAGTGGGGACTACGTGTCGCAACGCTCGCTGCAGCCGCGGTCCTGTCGGCCGCAGCGCCGACCGTCGCGACGGCGGCG
The genomic region above belongs to Candidatus Polarisedimenticolaceae bacterium and contains:
- a CDS encoding RNA polymerase sigma factor, which codes for MKAKILVLDAPLAAAGEAVPAMDETTFRVFYDRTSRPVWAYLAKVTGDPRAADDLLQEAFYRFYRAGAALESDAHRKNYLYRIATNLARDRARQRGGAVHLELLEDEGLPADARPAQRIESATDLDRAMAQLKPAQREMLWLAYAEGASHEEIAEVLGVRAANVRSLLSRAKKKLAGLLGGDRG
- a CDS encoding RNA polymerase sigma factor: MTAPEIHRAIDAVWKIESARLIAGLARIVRDVGRAEDLAQDALVAALKAWPESGIPDNPGAWLMATAKRRAIDELRRDKLLDRKHRELGREGESRESDPVEAMDDDIGDDLLRLIFIACHPVLSAEARVALTLRLLCGLATDEIARAFLVPEATVAQRIVRAKRSLAEAKVPFEIPRGAEREARLASVLEVIYLVFNEGYAATAGDDWMRPALCDEAMRLGRVLAELAPGEPEVHGLVALMEIQASRAAARVDADGAPILLLDQNRTLWDPLLIRRGLEGLERAQRLGGGLGPYALQAAIAACHARARTAAETDWTRIAILYDALCRVTPSPVVELNRAVAVAMAFGPAEGLALVDALRSEPALAGYHLLPSVRGDLLEKLGRLEEARAEFRRAAEMTRNARERELLSARAAACGGVP
- a CDS encoding YciI family protein; translation: MRFMMLMIPKGYESAEPGTMPDAEGVAAMMRYNEELQKAGVLLALDGLHPPSMGARVSFPGGKPKVTDGPFAEAKEVLGGYWMIQVSSREEAIEWAKRCPASENEILEIRQVQEMSDFPEDVQKAAAGFEEMQRTRPK
- a CDS encoding protein kinase, which codes for MPGTTERTTSVERGPARLGHYRLLETVGAGGMGVVFRAWDEHLERQVAVKVLPPGTLADDRARARFRDEARALSRLDHPNIATAHDFDTVDGRDFLVMEFVAGPALDEIARGAPVPEKRVLEWGIQLADGLAAAHAHGVIHRDLKPANLKLTPDGRLKILDFGLARLRRQEQEPDAGETATRTAAVAGTLPYMAPEQLRDGPLDGRTDVYAAGAVMYELATGRRLHGTLEGPPLIAAILDEDPTPARALRPSISSGLERVLRRAVQRAPSARYPGAAELGADLRRVAEGRSPVAAPPRRTRVRWAVGGACVVLAGAAALVAFDVGGLRERLLAGAPRITSIAVLPLENLSGDPGQEYFADGMTESLITDLGKAGALRIVARPSVMRFKGSELPLAEIAGRLNVDALVVGAVTVREGRVAVTAQLIDTAADRQLWSERYERELRDVLRLQGEIAFAIAQRVSAAATSGESALFLTSRTVNPAAYERYLGARFRLARFTERDTLEARDALEAALALDPEFAEAHAALSYAYFLIGQPMGLMPAGEAMRRSRAAASRAVELDDRLAEAHTMLGFIQQIHDYDWAAAEASHRRALSLNPSYAYGHSAYAYLLSWLGRHDEAIALADRAVMLDPLSSIVRAHRAENLVDARRYDEAIAACRAILEVDPAFERAHVVLKFAYEGLGRFEDAVAETEHLSSIGPHERPSLRRAFEEGGARGYWRWHMRRRAPDGPGFVGYATAARFAAAAGETSLALDWAEKAYEAHDGELAGIRVDALYDGLRDEPRFRALLRRMRFP
- the lnt gene encoding apolipoprotein N-acyltransferase, which gives rise to MERVTTFLKRLGLALLSVALLGLYARFPALAFLPYVALVPWIVLYTDDRQPRVFAGYYVFAAWIAWAALYPSTGKYGWFVPFVMGLFMSVPWYPFASVLKRLHARTALPRALTVPLVWIGIEWLRVALTPGDFDLYLLGYSQAPFPLLVQIADVTGVYGVSFLLAAVNGWLADAYFAARDAGSVRAALSRRNVVSAASIAGGLAILVAYSAIRLPAVKESPGPRISIIQANTGHKPGAALVDHLEQVMQIEEWVPPGSADLIVLPENAVLDNVRREGLYLDDLAWLASRKKAPILLGAMTWPKDLPGKKRNAAVLVDDRGAILGEYHKQALFPFTEYVPLDAVFERWAPPVHRMLRRLIRIAWGAVPRAVPGNEVEIFPLRWSGGDARFAVLLCSENTAAPVPAEAARKGADFLVNITSEGDLGGPVQEQLLRICMIRAIENRLAYVRLGNTGISAFIDGAGRIRRILRGPKGGTILEAGSLTERVSISGSGPTAYASSRDAFAKGCILATVVLFAIPIARRRKGAAVAATVVLALVATTGCERFPAASDAAGAAASLERAKQAVQRRTPGKALPDLLAACADQESCRGAMPMFREAFLRSQRLEDAVDFFVVVAARFPDLAPEARAQRAFFLDLLGRPREAEEDYRASLAARPSAERFGALGALLLKDDDVDGAKEAYREAVSLAPADPELRAQLARTLRLTGRPAEAEEILQRVVAERPDAATAWGELGRIRLARGDEAGALEAFEQGRRADPSKLDLHFMVGRLALREGRLDDVRQTLAGMKRVHATLRDLRRE
- a CDS encoding DoxX family protein, translated to MAPPTPKRSVAGTIVTAIPALFLAFDVGIKLADIPPVRESFARLGYPEASGPALGLLEGLCLAAYLAPWTSVLGAILLTGYLGGAVATHLRVGDPLLTHTLFPVYVGALLWGGIFLREERLRALVPLRRS
- a CDS encoding outer membrane beta-barrel protein, translated to MRFPIGILLLGALPSFARAPADTPRWFLGMDVGYGSLDLRSDQNDAVSKHALAITFRGQVRVADLLRVGLELGGWTLDAYDANDPSKGESVSNVLVVADVVPTGRYRPLFRIGFGRVEYNNNAPSALEGSGWGWKAAVGYEFPVWRNVRVVPRLQYGASELDDAYGVNDRRTGRRYDAWDLGVGVTWVFRGG